A single genomic interval of Zingiber officinale cultivar Zhangliang chromosome 4A, Zo_v1.1, whole genome shotgun sequence harbors:
- the LOC121970479 gene encoding G-type lectin S-receptor-like serine/threonine-protein kinase RKS1 produces the protein MAKMQLFLLQLLEIIAATALVVLGQSSSGDTMTPNSSLINGQTLISAGGIFQLGFFSPDKDSENGYLGIWYYNRPPAGQSIVAWVANRNRSLNRASSSLNLTSDGNLIIFDGETLVWSTGISTESNSVHLQLLDSGNLLLTTENFSRTLWQSFDHPSDTLLPGMKLGFDLRRNTSWQLVSWRSDVDPSLGNHINRMETHGVAEFIAWNGTTKIYRSGPWSGHGFVGLPQMKNSTLARSVNFTFVSNENEIYYTTEYMDRSVLSRSVVNTDGNYERWSWDNGEWRLFWSFPADECDHYNLCGRGSVCSWGYYAFSCSCLQGFAPASNGCVREKPLNCLSDQVWKVQNIKVPDAENATAYGVISLDACKRLCLGNCSCVAYAVLDEPNGCVTWQGDLLDLRYYTDGANDLYIRLAESSTSKSNKHVWAITIPVMLGFLLLCCILVVTLRRNRALKQGTRNHIDSSAKETSRLKLQYPNAENGDLQSLPGHSNSMADDDVSELMSNKIDSEHSGNCEYREVVSILTLGVLPSYDLCTIKAATNDFSNENKLGEGGFGIVYKGELQDGQKIAVKKVSRYSSQGPNEFQNELSLIAKLQHRNLVRLLGSCIEGDERLIVLEYMENKSLDNFIFDKTKSSLLNWQKRLEIINGIARGLLYLHQDSILRVIHRDLKLSNILLDKDMIPKISDFGIARIFEGDGVLENVTTRPVGTFGYMAPEYLTEGVFSFKTDVFSFGVIVLEILSGKRNKIFSNTDASLNLLGHAYKLWKEGRSLEILDDTLDHSYPTAEILRCIRLGLLCVQDNCEDRPTLTEVVMMLASEDQLLTPLKQPTITSASSEGGFTTKEISHSITGR, from the exons ATGGCCAAGATGCAGCTCTTTCTTCTTCAGTTGCTGGAAATAATAGCGGCAACAGCTTTGGTTGTTCTTGGCCAGTCTTCATCTG GAGACACAATGACCCCGAACAGCTCACTTATTAATGGCCAGACCTTGATATCAGCAGGAGGCATattccagcttggtttcttcagtcCTGATAAAGATTCAGAGAATGGATACTTAGGAATTTGGTACTACAATCGCCCGCCTGCAGGACAAAGCATAGTAGCATGGGTTGCCAATAGGAACAGGTCTCTGAACAGAGCCTCCTCTTCACTGAACCTAACCTCTGATGGAAATCTAATCATATTCGACGGAGAAACACTTGTTTGGTCGACGGGGATATCCACAGAATCTAATTCTGTGCACTTGCAACTTTTAGACTCAGGTAACCTTTTGTTGACGACTGAAAACTTTAGCAGGACTCTATGGCAGAGCTTTGACCACCCAAGTGATACACTTCTCCCTGGCATGAAGCTTGGATTTGACCTCCGAAGAAACACTTCCTGGCAGCTCGTCTCATGGAGGAGCGACGTAGACCCTTCTCTGGGCAACCATATCAACAGGATGGAGACGCATGGGGTTGCAGAGTTCATAGCATGGAACGGAACCACCAAAATTTATCGAAGCGGACCATGGAGCGGACATGGATTCGTTGGCCTTCCTCAGATGAAGAACAGCACCTTGGCAAGGAGCGTAAACTTCACATTCGTATCCAACGAAAATGAGATCTATTACACGACTGAATACATGGACCGGTCGGTGCTATCACGGTCAGTGGTGAACACTGATGGAAACTACGAGCGCTGGAGTTGGGACAACGGAGAATGGAgactcttttggtcatttccgGCGGATGAATGCGATCATTACAATCTCTGTGGGCGTGGCAGCGTTTGCTCTTGGGGCTACTATGCTTTCTCCTGCAGCTGCCTGCAAGGCTTTGCGCCGGCTAGTAACGGGTGCGTGAGGGAGAAGCCCCTAAATTGCTTGTCGGACCAGGTTTGGAAGGTGCAGAACATCAAGGTGCCTGACGCCGAGAATGCCACAGCATACGGCGTGATCAGTCTGGATGCATGCAAGCGCTTGTGTTTGGGTAATTGCTCCTGCGTGGCGTACGCTGTGCTGGATGAGCCAAATGGGTGTGTGACTTGGCAGGGTGACCTATTGGATCTGAGATATTATACCGATGGAGCAAATGATCTGTACATTCGGCTTGCAG AATCATCAACATCAAAGAGTAACAAGCACGTGTGGGCGATAACAATACCAGTGATGCTTGGATTTCTGCTACTTTGTTGTATACTTGTAGTCACGTTGAGGAGAAACAGAGCCCTGAAACAAGGAACTCGGAATCATATCGACTCCTCGGCCAAGGAAACTAGCAGGTTGAAATTGCAGTATCCAAATGCAGAGAACG GTGACTTGCAGAGCCTCCCTGGACATTCTAATTCTATGGCTGATGATGATGTATCAGAGCTGATGTCAAACAAGATAGACTCTGAGCATTCTGGTAACTGTGAGTATAGAGAAGTAG TTTCGATCCTGACGTTAGGGGTGCTACCTTCCTATGATTTATGTACAATAAAAGCTGCAACAAATGACTTCTCGAATGAAAACAAACTTGGGGAAGGTGGATTTGGTATTGTCTACAAG GGAGAGTTGCAAGATGGACAAAAGATTGCGGTTAAGAAAGTATCAAGATACTCTTCACAAGGCCCAAATGAGTTCCAGAACGAGCTGTCACTAATAGCCAAGCTACAACATAGAAATCTTGTTCGTCTTCTAGGTTCATGCATTGAGGGAGATGAACGACTCATCGTCTTGGAGTATATGGAAAACAAGAGCTTAGATAACTTCATCTTTG ACAAAACAAAGAGCTCATTGCTAAATTGGCAAAAGCGTCTTGAGATTATAAATGGGATTGCTCGAGGGCTACTTTATCTGCATCAAGATTCTATATTGAGAGTCATTCATAGAGATCTTAAGTTGAGCAATATCCTCCTTGACAAGGATATGATTCCAAAGATTTCAGATTTTGGCATCGCAAGGATATTTGAAGGCGATGGAGTTTTAGAAAATGTAACTACAAGACCAGTTGGGACATT TGGTTACATGGCGCCAGAATACTTAACTGAAGGAGTATTTTCATTTAAAACTGATGTATTTAGTTTTGGTGTGATAGTATTAGAAATCTTAAGCGGTAAGAGGAACAAAATATTCAGTAACACAGATGCTAGTTTAAACCTTTTAGGACAT GCATATAAACTTTGGAAGGAAGGCAGATCTTTAGAAATTCTTGATGATACACTTGATCATTCATATCCTACTGCAGAAATCCTTCGTTGCATTCGACTAGGTCTTTTGTGCGTACAAGATAATTGTGAAGACAGACCAACATTGACAGAGGTGGTAATGATGTTGGCCAGTGAGGATCAACTTTTGACGCCACTCAAGCAACCTACAATAACGTCAGCTAGTAGTGAAGGTGGTTTTACTACTAAAGAAATAAGTCACTCAATTACAGGACGATAA